In Panicum virgatum strain AP13 chromosome 4N, P.virgatum_v5, whole genome shotgun sequence, a single window of DNA contains:
- the LOC120671582 gene encoding 14 kDa zinc-binding protein-like, with protein sequence MATRAAAATLTAATSSLLRRSASLRPQGLRVPRRVPPRRFVRHIASSTNEEAAARAAAATADTGGPTIFDKIISKEIPASVVYEDDKVLAFRDINPQAPVHVLIIPKVRDGLTGLSKAEPRHAEILGQLFYAAKVVAEKEGLANGYRVVINNGAEGCQSVYHLHLHVLGGRQMKWPAG encoded by the exons ATggcgacgagggcggcggcagccacGCTCACGGCAGCGACGTCCTCTCTCCTCAG GCGCTCTGCCTCGCTGCGGCCGCAGGGTCTCCGGGTCCCCCGCCGCGTGCCTCCCCGAAG ATTTGTGCGCCACATTGCTTCATCAACAAATGAGGAAGCTGCTGCCAGAGCAGCTGCTGCCACTGCTGATACTGGAGGACCAACCAT TTTTGACAAGATCATCTCTAAGGAGATTCCTGCAAGCGTTGTCTATGAAGATGACAAAGTCTTAGCATTTAGAGATATTAATCCACAAGCCCCTGTGCACGTTCTGATCATCCCAAAAGTGAGAGATGGACTAACTGGACTATCCAAG GCTGAACCAAGGCATGCTGAGATTCTGGGCCAGCTTTTTTACGCAGCGAAAGTAGTCGCTGAGAAGGAAGGTTTGGCAAATGGGTATCGTGTCGTCATAAACAATGGAGCTGAAGGAT GTCAATCTGTCTATCATTTGCACTTACATGTACTCGGTGGAAGGCAGATGAAGTGGCCTGCTGGTTAA
- the LOC120671580 gene encoding phosphoglycerate kinase, cytosolic-like: protein MATKRSVGTLSEADLKGKKVFLRADLNVPLDDSQKITDDTRIRASVPTIKFLMEKGAKVILASHLGRPKGVTPKYSLKPLVPRLSELLGVNVVMANDCIGEEVQKLAASLPDGGVLLLENIRFYKEEEKNDPEFAKKLASVADLYVNDAFGTAHRAHASTEGVTKYLKPAVAGFLMQKELDYLVGAVANPKKPFAAIVGGSKVSTKIGVIESLLAKVDILILGGGMIFTFYKAQGHAVGKSLVEEDKLELATSLIEKAKSKGVSLLLPTDVVVADKFEANAESKIVPASSIPDGWMGLDIGPDSIKTFSETLDTTKTVIWNGPMGVFEFEKFAAGTDAIAKKLADITAKGATTIIGGGDSVAAVEKAGLADKMSHISTGGGASLELLEGKTLPGVLALDDA, encoded by the exons ATGGCGACCAAGAGGAGCGTGGGCACCCTGTCGGAGGCGGATCTGAAGGGGAAGAAGGTTTTCCTCCGCGCCGACCTCAACGTGCCGCTGGACGACAGCCAGAAGATCACCGACGACACCCGCATCCGCGCGTCCGTGCCCACCATCAAGTTCCTGATGGAGAAGGGCGCCAAGGTCATCCTGGCCAGCCATCTG GGACGTCCAAAAGGTGTCACTCCCAAGTACAGCTTGAAGCCTCTTGTCCCACGCTTGTCTGAGCTCCTTGGAGTTAAT GTTGTTATGGCCAATGACTGCATTGGTGAGGAAGTTCAGAAGTTGGCTGCTTCTTTACCAGATGGAGGTGTTCTGCTTTTAGAAAACATTAGGTTCTACAAGGAGGAAGAGAAGAACGACCCTGAGTTTGCCAAGAAGCTGGCATCTGTTGCTGATCTCTATGTAAATGATGCCTTTGGCACTGCACACAGAGCCCATGCTTCAACAGAGGGAGTTACCAAGTATTTGAAGCCTGCTGTTGCTGGCTTCCTCATGCAGAAG GAACTTGACTATCTTGTTGGCGCTGTTGCCAACCCGAAGAAGCCGTTTGCTGCAATTGTTGGTGGATCAAAGGTGTCGACGAAGATTGGAGTGATCGAATCTCTATTGGCGAAGGTTGACATCCTCATCCTTGGTGGTGGCATGATCTTCACATTTTATAAGGCTCAGGGACATGCTGTAGGAAAATCTCTTGTTGAGGAAGACAAGCTTGAATTGGCAACCTCACTTATCGAAAAGGCTAAGTCAAAGGGCGTCTCCCTCTTGCTTCCCACTGATGTTGTAGTTGCTGACAAGTTTGAAGCAAATGCTGAGAGCAAG ATTGTTCCTGCATCTTCTATCCCTGACGGTTGGATGGGTCTCGATATTGGCCCTGATTCTATCAAGACTTTCAGTGAGACGTTGGACACCACCAAGACTGTCATCTGGAATGGTCCTATGGGAGTTTTTGAGTTTGAGAAGTTTGCTGCTGGCACTGAT GCTATTGCCAAGAAGTTGGCTGATATCACTGCGAAAGGTGCGACAACCATCATTGGAGGTGGGGACTCCGTTGCTGCCGTCGAGAAGGCCGGGTTAGCTGACAAGATGAGCCACATCTCCACAGGCGGTGGTGCGAGTCTGGAGCTGCTGGAAGGCAAGACCCTCCCAGGTGTCCTTGCTCTTGACGACGCGTAG
- the LOC120671581 gene encoding BTB/POZ and MATH domain-containing protein 1-like codes for MPPASGNLTEAARSVQLFKINGFTATKEKPGYTASRVCAVGGHDWRIEFHPKVKDPNNCYSNSEWIMFRVRLISKVASGVAASFSCRLMDPSSTGGSYHLDEMISSSMFCENKSLDVLLIKRRELEESRRLYVKDDCILVQCAINVLLGEPKDAAAAGAASNAVASVPSSDLHKQFGELLRSQMGADITFLVAGEPVAAHRTVLAARSPVFMAELFGDMKEKASLCVEINDMEVEVFRAMLHFVYTDTVLVLDQKGEQATLMAHHLLEAADRYGLERLKRICVEKVYTDISVDTVATTLALAEQHGCSELKSRCMKFILAAPANLQAVAATEGYKHLEASCPSVLTELLKLMVKGNK; via the coding sequence ATGCCTCCCGCCTCAGGGAACCTCACGGAGGCCGCGCGCTCCGTGCAGCTGTTCAAGATCAACGGCTTCACCGCGACCAAGGAGAAGCCAGGCTACACCGCGTCGAGGGTGTGCGCCGTCGGTGGACACGACTGGCGAATCGAATTCCACCCAAAGGTAAAGGACCCGAATAATTGCTACAGCAACAGTGAGTGGATCATGTTCCGTGTTCGATTGATCAGCAAAGTAGCGAGCGGAGTGGCCGCGTCCTTCAGCTGCCGGCTGATGGATCCGAGCTCAACGGGTGGTTCTTATCATCTGGATGAAATGATCTCGTCCTCTATGTTCTGTGAGAACAAATCCCTCGATGTCCTCCTAATCAAAAGGAGGGAACTGGAGGAATCGAGACGTCTATATGTGAAAGATGACTGCATTCTTGTACAATGTGCAATCAACGTCCTGCTCGGCGAACCcaaggatgcggcggcggcgggagcagcgTCTAACGCCGTGGCCAGCGTTCCATCCTCCGACCTGCACAAGCAATTCGGTGAGCTGCTGCGGAGCCAGATGGGAGCGGACATCACgttcctcgtcgccggcgagcctgtCGCGGCACACCGGACAGTGCTCGCAGCGAGGTCGCCGGTTTTCATGGCCGAGCTCTTCGGCGACATGAAGGAGAAGGCGTCGCTGTGCGTTGAGATCAATGACATGGAGGTGGAGGTGTTCAGGGCCATGCTCCATTTCGTGTACACCGACACGGTGCTGGTGCTGGACCAGAAGGGGGAGCAGGCGACATTGATGGCGCATCATCTTCTTGAAGCGGCAGATCGGTATGGATTGGAGAGGCTCAAGAGGATCTGTGTGGAGAAGGTGTACACGGACATCAGCGTGGACACGGTTGCGACCACATTGGCTTTGGCGGAGCAGCACGGGTGCTCTGAGCTCAAATCCAGGTGCATGAAGTTCATCTTGGCTGCCCCAGCAAATCTCCAAGCTGTCGCTGCAACTGAAGGGTACAAGCATCTCGAGGCAAGCTGCCCCTCAGTTTTGACTGAACTTCTGAAGCTCATGGTCAAGGGGAACAAGTAG